From the genome of Mycetocola spongiae, one region includes:
- a CDS encoding exo-beta-N-acetylmuramidase NamZ family protein → MLHTSPRGIRTGIDRLAAREINPGLDGARLGLITNDLALTGNLRRGRVALIEAGFNLTLLFAPEHGIAGTAREGAQIGDIHDPITGLPVRSLYGEQLAPAAADLAAIDTLIFDLPDIGARFYTYMWTLSYALEACAAAGVRVVVLDRPNPLGGDLTLAEGPMLDEEHCRSFVGRWPMPIRHQATIGELARHWVESRGITVDLTVIECTGWEREQIAAETPAHWTPTSPAMPDALTALLYPGTCLLEGVNLSEGRGTAAPFRVFGAPWLDSEATADALNALGLPGVGFIPYGFTPMIRNYAGEPCSGVMLAVTDLREIAPVHTMVRALEVVHALHPGRLTERVDPSMAGGTDATALEHLFGIPGAFRRITAGEFRDPASLATPDWPGLLGDAVLY, encoded by the coding sequence ATGCTACATACCAGTCCTCGCGGCATCCGCACGGGAATAGACCGCCTGGCCGCGCGCGAAATCAACCCGGGCCTGGACGGCGCCCGGCTCGGGCTGATCACCAATGACCTGGCCCTGACCGGCAATCTGCGCCGCGGCCGCGTGGCCCTGATCGAGGCAGGCTTTAACCTCACGCTGCTTTTTGCCCCCGAGCACGGCATCGCCGGCACCGCGCGCGAGGGCGCCCAGATCGGTGATATTCACGATCCGATCACCGGTCTCCCCGTGCGCTCACTCTATGGCGAGCAGCTCGCGCCGGCCGCGGCGGACCTCGCCGCAATCGACACGCTGATCTTTGACCTGCCCGATATCGGTGCGCGGTTTTATACCTATATGTGGACCCTGAGCTATGCGCTTGAGGCCTGCGCCGCCGCAGGGGTGCGGGTGGTGGTATTGGATCGCCCCAATCCGCTCGGCGGCGATCTGACCCTCGCCGAGGGGCCCATGCTTGATGAGGAACACTGCCGCTCCTTTGTGGGGCGCTGGCCCATGCCGATCCGGCATCAGGCCACGATCGGCGAGCTTGCGCGCCACTGGGTCGAGAGCCGCGGCATCACCGTGGACCTCACCGTGATCGAGTGCACGGGGTGGGAGCGCGAGCAGATCGCCGCCGAGACCCCCGCCCACTGGACCCCCACCTCCCCCGCGATGCCCGATGCGCTCACAGCCCTGCTCTATCCCGGGACCTGCCTACTGGAGGGTGTGAACCTCTCCGAGGGGCGCGGCACCGCGGCACCGTTTAGGGTTTTTGGGGCGCCGTGGCTGGACTCCGAGGCCACCGCCGATGCGCTGAACGCGCTTGGGCTGCCCGGGGTGGGGTTTATCCCCTATGGTTTCACCCCGATGATCCGCAATTATGCGGGCGAGCCCTGCTCCGGTGTGATGCTTGCGGTCACGGATCTGCGCGAGATCGCTCCCGTACACACCATGGTGCGCGCACTTGAGGTGGTCCACGCCCTGCACCCCGGTCGGTTGACCGAGCGCGTGGACCCCTCGATGGCCGGCGGCACCGATGCCACCGCGCTTGAACACCTGTTTGGCATCCCCGGGGCCTTCCGCCGCATCACCGCGGGCGAGTTCCGGGATCCGGCCAGCCTCGCCACCCCTGACTGGCCCGGGCTTCTGGGCGACGCCGTGCTCTATTAG
- a CDS encoding MurR/RpiR family transcriptional regulator: MSSTVLTAVHQRRPRMTGAEERIADFILADPAAIPGLTITALAEASGVSTGSIVRFCRGVADMGYPEFRLALASELGRESRSRERFKISDGEVSPTDTPAQTVSKIAFMEAETIERTARDLDLDALEYVVESLISARRIDIYGSGSSALAGQDLQHKLHRAGYFAQSWTDQHLALTSSSLLGAEDVAIALSHSGRTQESVEALRIARATGARTIAITNAPESPLALAADLVLTTAANETRYRSGAMASRIAQLAVIDFIFVRIAQRGFDRMASNLHLSFEAVKGHRID; encoded by the coding sequence ATGTCTTCCACCGTTCTCACCGCCGTACACCAGCGCCGCCCCCGCATGACCGGGGCCGAGGAGCGCATCGCCGATTTTATTTTGGCCGATCCCGCCGCGATTCCCGGGCTCACGATCACGGCACTTGCCGAGGCCAGCGGCGTGTCCACCGGCAGCATCGTGCGCTTTTGCCGCGGCGTCGCGGATATGGGCTATCCCGAGTTTCGGCTCGCCCTGGCCTCCGAACTGGGGAGGGAATCACGCAGCCGGGAGCGCTTTAAAATCTCCGATGGCGAGGTCTCCCCCACCGATACACCCGCACAGACGGTGTCCAAGATCGCGTTTATGGAGGCCGAAACCATCGAACGCACAGCGCGCGATCTGGACCTGGACGCGCTGGAATACGTGGTGGAATCCCTCATCTCCGCGCGCCGCATCGATATCTACGGCAGCGGCTCGAGCGCCCTGGCCGGGCAGGACCTGCAACATAAACTGCATCGCGCGGGATATTTTGCGCAGAGCTGGACCGATCAGCACCTGGCCCTGACCTCCTCCTCGCTGCTCGGCGCCGAGGATGTTGCGATCGCCCTCTCCCACTCGGGACGCACCCAGGAGTCCGTGGAGGCGCTGCGGATCGCGCGGGCCACCGGCGCGCGCACCATCGCGATCACCAATGCCCCCGAGTCCCCCCTGGCCCTAGCCGCGGATCTGGTGCTCACCACCGCGGCCAATGAGACGCGCTATCGCTCGGGCGCGATGGCCAGCCGCATCGCCCAGCTCGCGGTGATCGACTTTATTTTTGTGCGGATCGCGCAGCGCGGCTTTGACCGCATGGCGAGCAATCTGCACCTGAGTTTCGAGGCCGTGAAGGGCCATCGGATCGATTAG
- a CDS encoding N-acetylmuramic acid 6-phosphate etherase gives MTLSNTAPSDAARETIHLDTEARNPRTMALDTVPTVELLGLLNDEDARVAAVVRTLLPTLARLVDAAALALESGGRVHYFGAGTSGRLAVLDATELLPTFNLEPGIVVAHMAGGPAALIRSAENVEDSPEAGARDAAEVSAGDIAIGITASGRTPYVRGALAEARRRGAVTAVIANNPGSVIGAEVDYALEAATGPEALSGSTRLKSGTAAKFLLNGFSTALMVRRGFAWSNLMVSVVPSNEKLRERAVRILMAATDLDRAAAGTLLAACDGDIKTAILSRLAGIPPAEARAALGAAHGSVARALPTTLPPTTHR, from the coding sequence ATGACGCTGTCGAATACCGCACCAAGCGATGCCGCACGCGAAACCATCCACCTGGATACCGAGGCACGCAACCCCCGCACGATGGCCCTGGATACCGTGCCCACCGTAGAGCTCCTGGGTCTGCTGAACGACGAGGATGCCCGCGTGGCCGCCGTGGTCCGCACGCTGCTGCCCACGCTCGCCCGGCTCGTGGATGCCGCGGCCCTCGCCCTGGAATCCGGCGGCCGCGTGCACTATTTTGGTGCGGGCACCTCGGGTCGCCTCGCCGTGCTGGACGCCACCGAGCTGCTGCCCACGTTTAACCTGGAGCCCGGAATCGTGGTGGCGCATATGGCCGGGGGACCGGCCGCGCTTATCCGCAGCGCCGAAAACGTCGAGGACAGCCCCGAGGCCGGCGCCCGGGATGCCGCCGAGGTGAGCGCGGGGGATATCGCGATCGGGATCACCGCCTCGGGCCGCACCCCGTATGTGCGCGGGGCCCTCGCCGAGGCCCGCCGCCGCGGCGCGGTCACCGCGGTGATCGCCAATAACCCCGGCTCCGTGATCGGCGCCGAGGTGGACTATGCGCTCGAGGCCGCCACCGGGCCCGAGGCGCTCTCCGGCTCGACCCGGCTAAAATCCGGCACCGCCGCCAAATTCCTGCTGAACGGTTTTTCCACGGCCCTCATGGTGCGCCGCGGCTTCGCCTGGTCCAATCTGATGGTCTCGGTGGTGCCCAGCAACGAAAAGCTGCGCGAGCGCGCGGTGCGCATCCTGATGGCCGCCACCGACCTGGATCGCGCCGCCGCGGGCACCCTGCTCGCCGCGTGCGATGGCGATATTAAAACCGCGATCCTCTCCCGGCTGGCGGGCATCCCGCCCGCCGAAGCGCGCGCCGCCCTCGGCGCCGCCCACGGCTCCGTGGCCCGCGCCCTCCCGACCACCCTTCCCCCGACCACTCACAGATAG
- a CDS encoding ABC transporter substrate-binding protein, with amino-acid sequence MKKRALTAVALGAAFALTLAGCAPGGNSANGGSEGSGDEAVTLKVWSWQAQSSPQWNKIFDAYEKDNPGVTIEFEGFQPTEYNQILATGLEGRDGPDVAMLRAYGGLQNAVAAGQLLPVGDKITGLDQIAPSVMAAATGKADGLVYGVPFATQTLQMIYNKTLFEKEGLKAPKTWEEFISLNDSLLEKQITPMALGAREDWVLPIFADIMGSARYGGSEFEAAVLDGSQNFNDPNYVASLQVVKDMQKYLDKDVMAVGVADSALQFTSGKAAQYPGGSFDLKTFKEGAPDTEFGVYQVPPPPGSVLDHPVTPAYADGSFGVNKQSKKQEASLKLLQWMTTKDFGQQVSNQIGQFSPLPGVTYEDKLLQEMWDLYEENPAPYLLLINFRYGDPSGTTVLGTNIQKMFLGESTPAEVADALQVGVSAWFTPSK; translated from the coding sequence ATGAAAAAACGCGCACTCACCGCGGTTGCGCTCGGCGCGGCCTTTGCCCTCACGCTGGCCGGCTGCGCGCCGGGCGGCAATAGCGCCAACGGCGGATCGGAGGGGAGCGGCGATGAGGCCGTGACCCTCAAGGTCTGGTCCTGGCAGGCCCAGTCCAGCCCGCAGTGGAATAAGATCTTCGACGCCTACGAAAAGGATAACCCCGGCGTCACGATCGAGTTTGAGGGCTTCCAGCCCACCGAATATAACCAGATCCTGGCCACGGGCCTCGAGGGCCGCGATGGCCCCGATGTCGCGATGCTGCGCGCCTATGGTGGGCTGCAGAACGCCGTGGCCGCGGGCCAGCTGCTGCCGGTGGGCGATAAGATCACCGGCCTGGACCAGATCGCCCCGAGCGTGATGGCCGCCGCCACGGGCAAGGCCGATGGCCTGGTCTACGGCGTCCCGTTTGCCACCCAGACGCTGCAGATGATCTATAACAAGACCCTGTTTGAAAAGGAGGGGCTCAAGGCCCCGAAGACCTGGGAGGAGTTCATCTCGCTCAATGACTCGCTCCTGGAGAAGCAGATCACCCCGATGGCGCTCGGCGCCCGCGAGGACTGGGTGCTCCCGATCTTCGCCGATATCATGGGCTCCGCCCGCTATGGCGGAAGCGAATTTGAGGCCGCCGTGCTCGACGGCTCGCAGAACTTCAACGACCCCAATTATGTGGCCTCGCTGCAGGTGGTGAAGGACATGCAGAAGTACCTGGATAAGGATGTCATGGCCGTGGGTGTGGCCGATTCGGCGCTGCAGTTCACCTCGGGCAAGGCGGCCCAGTATCCCGGTGGCTCCTTCGACCTGAAGACCTTTAAGGAGGGTGCCCCGGATACCGAATTTGGTGTGTATCAGGTGCCGCCGCCCCCCGGCTCGGTCCTGGATCACCCCGTGACCCCGGCCTATGCCGATGGCAGCTTCGGCGTGAATAAGCAGTCGAAGAAGCAGGAGGCCTCCCTGAAGCTCCTGCAGTGGATGACCACCAAGGACTTCGGCCAGCAGGTGTCCAACCAGATCGGCCAGTTCTCGCCGCTTCCCGGCGTGACCTATGAGGATAAGCTCCTCCAGGAAATGTGGGACCTCTACGAGGAGAACCCGGCACCGTATCTGCTGCTGATCAACTTCCGCTATGGCGACCCCTCGGGCACCACGGTACTCGGCACCAATATCCAGAAGATGTTCCTGGGTGAGTCCACGCCCGCCGAGGTCGCGGATGCCCTCCAGGTGGGCGTCTCGGCCTGGTTTACCCCCTCCAAATAA
- a CDS encoding carbohydrate ABC transporter permease produces the protein MAFPPNLTRPVAGTPARRRRSGVSMPFGTSVAFILPAAILFAVFILYPLLAALSYSFFGWSGTRREEFVGLDNFTTLLTQNPYKDSLLNAFTHNVLLFLGAVIFQSSLGLGIAALLHRKKRFKRFFQTIFTLPYLVSPMVIGYLWSLMLSPLFGPVNAILRGVGLEHLAQPWLGDPKLAIWVVVFVTGWQWIGFPILLFGAAMGGISPEIDEAASLDGATSWKRFRYITLPLLTPTIGIVTVLTFIGSMESMAIPFALGGSTGSPAGATDVMMLLFYRTAFESGNPNSIGISSALATVLFFFIFIISVLITRVMRRAERKLF, from the coding sequence GTGGCCTTCCCCCCGAACCTCACGCGACCGGTCGCGGGCACCCCCGCCCGGCGCCGACGCAGCGGTGTTTCGATGCCGTTTGGTACCAGCGTGGCCTTTATCCTGCCCGCCGCGATCCTCTTTGCGGTTTTTATCCTGTATCCGCTGCTGGCCGCCCTGAGCTATTCCTTTTTTGGCTGGTCGGGCACGCGCCGCGAGGAGTTTGTGGGGTTGGATAACTTCACCACGCTGCTGACCCAGAACCCCTATAAGGATTCGCTGCTTAACGCCTTCACCCATAACGTGCTGCTGTTTTTGGGTGCGGTGATCTTCCAGAGCTCGCTGGGCCTCGGTATCGCCGCGCTGCTGCACCGCAAGAAGCGCTTTAAGCGCTTTTTTCAGACCATCTTTACTCTGCCCTATCTGGTGAGCCCGATGGTTATCGGTTACCTCTGGTCGCTCATGCTCTCGCCGCTATTTGGCCCGGTCAACGCGATCCTGCGCGGCGTGGGGCTCGAACACCTCGCGCAGCCCTGGCTCGGCGATCCCAAGCTCGCCATCTGGGTGGTGGTTTTTGTGACCGGATGGCAGTGGATCGGCTTCCCGATCCTGCTCTTTGGCGCGGCCATGGGCGGTATTTCCCCGGAAATCGACGAGGCCGCCAGCCTCGATGGCGCCACCTCTTGGAAGCGCTTTCGCTATATCACCCTGCCGCTGCTGACGCCCACCATCGGAATCGTCACGGTACTCACGTTTATCGGCAGCATGGAATCGATGGCGATCCCGTTTGCGCTGGGCGGGTCCACGGGATCCCCCGCGGGGGCCACCGATGTGATGATGCTGCTGTTTTATCGCACGGCCTTTGAATCGGGTAATCCCAATTCGATCGGCATCTCCTCGGCCCTCGCGACCGTGCTGTTCTTTTTCATCTTTATCATCTCCGTGCTCATCACCCGGGTGATGCGCCGCGCCGAACGGAAACTCTTCTAA
- a CDS encoding carbohydrate ABC transporter permease, which produces MALLTRHPKSTPEAAQQERVLRRARSQGAPEDRNIAGSILTNIFLWGYAIIAIGPLLLMVSNSLRTQQDIAMRPLGLPLQPSFKSYQEAWLTASFDTYFVNSIVVTVGSVLLSTVVSLLAAYAFARNRHRFFAGMEALFLSGLMLPVHLAILPLFYMLDSVGMTSNLLSLILVYGAMGIPFSTFVLTVFFRQMPLELEEAARLDGASPFQTFLRVMLPLVRPAIATVVVFRFVPIWNDFFYPLILIRNRDSYTLPVGLTRFFGEYSTDWPQLFAGLTIATLPLVIIFLVATKQIISGLTAGMSK; this is translated from the coding sequence ATGGCCCTCCTCACGCGACACCCGAAGTCCACGCCCGAGGCCGCGCAGCAGGAACGCGTGCTGCGCCGCGCCCGCTCCCAGGGGGCACCCGAGGACCGCAATATTGCCGGTTCGATCCTGACCAATATTTTCCTCTGGGGTTATGCGATCATCGCGATCGGCCCGCTGCTGCTGATGGTATCCAATTCGCTGCGCACGCAGCAGGATATCGCGATGCGCCCGCTCGGCCTGCCGCTGCAGCCCTCGTTTAAGAGCTATCAGGAGGCGTGGCTCACCGCGTCCTTTGATACCTATTTTGTGAACTCGATTGTGGTCACGGTGGGCTCGGTACTGCTCTCCACCGTGGTCTCGCTGCTGGCCGCCTATGCGTTTGCGCGCAATCGGCACCGCTTTTTTGCCGGCATGGAGGCGCTATTCCTCTCCGGGCTGATGCTCCCGGTACACCTCGCGATCCTGCCGCTGTTTTATATGTTGGATAGCGTGGGGATGACCAGCAACCTGCTGAGCCTGATCCTCGTCTATGGCGCGATGGGGATTCCCTTCTCCACGTTTGTGCTCACGGTATTCTTCCGGCAGATGCCGCTGGAGCTGGAGGAGGCCGCACGGCTGGATGGCGCGAGCCCGTTCCAGACGTTCCTGCGGGTGATGCTCCCGCTGGTGCGCCCCGCGATCGCGACCGTGGTGGTATTCAGGTTTGTGCCGATCTGGAACGACTTCTTTTATCCGCTGATCCTGATCCGCAACCGGGACTCCTATACCCTGCCGGTGGGCCTCACCCGGTTCTTTGGGGAGTATTCCACCGATTGGCCGCAGCTCTTTGCCGGGCTCACCATCGCGACCCTGCCGCTGGTGATCATCTTCCTCGTGGCGACCAAGCAGATCATCTCGGGGCTGACCGCGGGAATGAGTAAATAG
- a CDS encoding serine hydrolase domain-containing protein gives MCSRGGQLMPLASAASVAVRTESGQIRTVLHGRVEHGGRPLDPGDVFDLASLSKLFTATCALILVREGALGLDEPVAAHLPPGTPAGRAGVTLRELLTHRSGLPAESALWREMNDPGRLRAGVLATPLRHPRGRRHEYSCVGYILAGAVLESAAGQPLDTILRTRLTGPLGAHSVRFGPVPARDAVATETQPTRGALRGQIHDELAAGLATPVGNAGLFGTARDVLRLAELLIEDGRGPRGERILDPGSVRLLTEPGEWPGPGYGQAIGFRVNDAGLLGGARGVGHTGFTGTSLALDPHRGRAVALLVNRVHPTRETAGIIPLRRRVHEAVFRED, from the coding sequence GTGTGCTCCCGCGGCGGGCAGCTGATGCCGCTGGCCTCGGCCGCGAGCGTGGCCGTGCGCACCGAGTCCGGGCAGATCCGGACGGTGCTGCACGGCCGCGTGGAGCACGGCGGCCGCCCGCTTGACCCCGGGGATGTATTTGATCTGGCCTCGCTCAGCAAGCTTTTTACCGCGACATGCGCGCTGATCCTGGTGCGCGAGGGCGCGCTGGGGCTGGATGAACCGGTGGCCGCGCATCTTCCGCCGGGCACGCCCGCGGGGCGCGCGGGGGTGACGCTGCGCGAGCTGCTGACCCACCGCTCGGGGCTGCCGGCGGAGAGCGCACTATGGCGGGAGATGAACGATCCCGGGAGGCTGCGCGCGGGGGTCCTCGCCACCCCGCTCCGGCATCCGCGTGGGCGGCGGCACGAGTATTCCTGCGTGGGCTATATTCTTGCCGGTGCCGTGCTTGAATCCGCCGCCGGGCAGCCGCTGGATACGATCCTCCGCACCCGCCTGACCGGCCCCCTCGGGGCGCACTCGGTGCGTTTTGGCCCGGTCCCGGCGCGGGACGCGGTGGCCACCGAGACCCAGCCCACTCGGGGTGCACTGCGCGGGCAGATCCACGATGAACTCGCCGCGGGCCTCGCCACCCCGGTGGGAAATGCCGGGCTCTTTGGCACGGCGCGGGATGTGCTGCGCCTCGCGGAGCTGCTGATCGAGGACGGGCGCGGCCCGCGGGGCGAGCGCATCCTCGACCCGGGGAGTGTGCGGCTGCTCACGGAACCGGGGGAGTGGCCCGGCCCGGGTTATGGCCAGGCGATTGGCTTTCGGGTCAACGACGCGGGCCTGCTCGGCGGGGCGCGGGGCGTGGGCCATACCGGTTTTACCGGCACCTCGCTTGCGCTGGACCCGCACCGCGGGCGGGCGGTTGCGCTGCTGGTCAACCGGGTGCATCCCACGCGCGAGACCGCGGGAATCATCCCGCTGCGGCGGCGGGTGCACGAGGCGGTTTTCAGGGAGGACTGA
- a CDS encoding N-formylglutamate amidohydrolase: MTRESSPVLIPAGKVFDAAEITFYADPERRSLEQAITEADVLVSCPHSGAAIPEELSRFLAPEFTRRLQYDFSDVSTSAIVRRWAQIDPRIVYVENPHPRMIRDPNRARPADLAAQLGEAIARVREAGPYARVDLTGVDAIRPVTFSFYPLLTVPTTAEELRELTSAFESVAEQGLGVYERTRDDLNERFIEAKTAQARAGYRVRYTRLSFHDTMNTTTTREGAVNVEREPKDRLPRIVALSNRGDHHGDARPEEPVSMDPARVRALADAHRVGFHAAEAEDIALNQPYLGSQEIISARDRFAREPALSGLSLDAVQAEFLREYLLGEENTAILREPGTGWVTPHPDHVDRIAHACKAAWDAYRDH; encoded by the coding sequence ATGACCCGCGAATCCAGCCCCGTGCTCATTCCCGCCGGCAAGGTTTTTGATGCCGCCGAGATCACGTTTTATGCCGATCCCGAACGCCGCAGCCTCGAGCAGGCCATCACCGAGGCCGATGTGCTGGTGAGCTGCCCGCACTCGGGCGCCGCGATCCCCGAGGAGCTCTCGCGCTTCCTCGCCCCCGAGTTCACGCGCCGCCTCCAATATGACTTCAGCGATGTCTCCACCAGCGCAATCGTGCGCCGCTGGGCGCAGATCGATCCGCGCATCGTCTACGTGGAAAACCCGCATCCGCGGATGATCCGCGATCCCAATCGCGCGCGCCCCGCCGATCTGGCCGCCCAGCTCGGCGAGGCCATCGCGCGCGTGCGCGAGGCCGGGCCCTATGCCCGCGTGGACCTGACCGGCGTGGACGCCATCCGCCCCGTCACATTCTCCTTTTATCCCCTGCTCACCGTGCCCACAACCGCCGAGGAGCTGCGCGAGCTCACCTCCGCGTTTGAGAGCGTGGCCGAGCAGGGCCTGGGCGTCTATGAGCGCACCCGCGATGACCTCAACGAGCGCTTCATCGAGGCCAAAACCGCGCAGGCTCGGGCGGGCTACCGGGTGCGCTATACCCGGCTGAGCTTCCACGACACCATGAATACCACCACCACGCGCGAGGGGGCGGTGAACGTGGAGCGCGAGCCCAAGGATCGCCTGCCGCGGATCGTGGCCCTGTCCAACCGCGGTGACCACCACGGCGATGCCCGCCCCGAGGAGCCCGTGAGCATGGATCCCGCGCGCGTGCGCGCACTGGCCGACGCGCACCGGGTGGGCTTCCATGCCGCGGAGGCCGAGGATATTGCGCTGAATCAGCCGTATCTGGGGAGCCAGGAGATCATCTCCGCCCGCGATCGCTTTGCGCGCGAGCCCGCCCTCTCGGGCCTGTCCCTGGACGCCGTGCAGGCCGAGTTCCTGCGCGAATATCTGCTGGGCGAGGAGAATACGGCGATCCTGCGCGAGCCCGGCACGGGCTGGGTCACCCCGCACCCCGATCATGTGGACCGCATCGCGCACGCGTGCAAGGCGGCCTGGGACGCCTATCGCGACCACTAA
- a CDS encoding anaerobic C4-dicarboxylate transporter family protein, whose protein sequence is MVVTSGALTDNACRGYGVIVEAAKFILELLVVLGAIVMGTRSSGVGLGLWGGTGVAVLVFVFQEPVGSPPVDALLIVLSVVLASSMMQAAGGIDWMVSIAAKLISRSPKQITLIAPLVSFLFSAGAGTSNILYPLLPVIQDVSYKNNIRPSRPLSLSVVATGIALACSPVSAAMAAMVTLTDAPAYGYELIDIVKVTFPAAVVGIVIASFVVSRLGKNIADDPEIQAKIASGAIEAPKTDGPLKKTDIVATPQGRWAAIIFLLGVVTIVFFGLAKELRPLVPGLVDGKDAMVPMQMTPIIEIVMFVVGTVILLVARPKVSEIPGMSVFKAGMVSAIALFGLAWLTDTFLGAHQEVIASTVGSWVQQAPWIFALGIFLVCVLTTSQSTATRTVVPIGLAAGIPLGMLSGMWAGAFAGIYLLPTNGSQIAAANFDYTGSTKLGTKLVDHSFFIPTLVLAGATIIVGALFGILWG, encoded by the coding sequence ATGGTTGTCACATCCGGTGCTCTCACCGATAACGCATGCCGAGGATATGGAGTAATCGTGGAGGCCGCAAAATTTATTCTGGAACTGCTGGTGGTTCTGGGTGCCATTGTGATGGGTACCCGTTCCAGCGGTGTGGGGCTGGGGCTCTGGGGTGGCACGGGTGTGGCCGTGCTCGTTTTTGTCTTCCAGGAGCCCGTGGGCTCTCCCCCGGTGGATGCCCTGCTGATCGTGCTCTCGGTGGTCCTGGCCTCCTCGATGATGCAGGCCGCCGGTGGTATCGACTGGATGGTATCAATCGCGGCGAAGCTGATTTCCCGCTCCCCCAAGCAGATCACCCTGATCGCCCCGCTGGTCTCGTTCCTCTTCTCGGCCGGCGCCGGTACCTCAAATATCCTGTATCCGCTGCTGCCGGTGATCCAGGACGTGTCCTATAAAAATAATATTCGCCCGTCCCGGCCGCTCTCGCTCTCGGTGGTGGCCACGGGTATCGCCCTGGCCTGTAGCCCGGTCTCGGCCGCGATGGCCGCGATGGTGACCCTCACGGATGCCCCGGCCTATGGTTATGAGCTGATCGATATCGTGAAGGTCACGTTCCCCGCGGCCGTGGTGGGTATCGTGATCGCGTCGTTTGTGGTCTCGCGCCTGGGCAAGAATATTGCCGATGATCCCGAGATCCAGGCCAAGATCGCCTCGGGGGCAATCGAGGCCCCGAAGACCGACGGCCCGCTGAAGAAGACCGATATTGTGGCCACCCCGCAGGGGCGCTGGGCCGCGATCATCTTCCTGCTCGGCGTGGTGACCATCGTATTCTTCGGCCTGGCCAAGGAATTGCGCCCGCTGGTCCCCGGCCTCGTGGACGGCAAGGACGCGATGGTGCCGATGCAGATGACCCCGATCATCGAGATCGTCATGTTTGTGGTGGGTACCGTGATCCTGCTGGTGGCCCGCCCCAAGGTCTCCGAGATCCCCGGCATGAGCGTGTTTAAAGCGGGTATGGTTTCGGCCATTGCGCTCTTTGGTCTGGCCTGGCTCACCGATACGTTCCTCGGTGCCCACCAGGAGGTCATCGCCTCGACCGTGGGTAGCTGGGTTCAGCAGGCGCCGTGGATCTTCGCGCTGGGTATCTTCCTGGTCTGTGTGCTCACGACCAGCCAGTCCACGGCCACCCGGACGGTGGTACCCATTGGTTTGGCCGCGGGTATCCCCCTCGGAATGCTGAGCGGTATGTGGGCGGGTGCGTTTGCCGGTATCTATCTGCTGCCCACCAACGGCTCGCAGATCGCGGCGGCAAACTTCGACTATACGGGCTCCACCAAGCTCGGAACCAAGCTCGTGGATCACTCGTTTTTCATCCCGACCCTGGTCCTGGCCGGCGCCACCATTATCGTGGGTGCGCTGTTTGGAATCCTCTGGGGCTAG